In Corylus avellana chromosome ca8, CavTom2PMs-1.0, the genomic stretch TAGGCTACAAATTATGTCAATAGCAAAGCCAGAAATTTATCTTTGACGGAGCCCAACAAATatgtaataattaaatatctttttgttctttttactactgtatatttttctctatatagTAACACAAAGAAGacattataaatataattcaagatgcaaaaaatatatcaaCCTATTTGTTGACCTAGGGATGCAAGTCCATGACAGTGAAAGATGACGAATTGTAGATGATGGTTTTCTCTCCTTTACCAAGAACTTGGCATACCCCTGAAGTCATGGTCATGGAGGAGAGAGAAAGCATAAGATTAAAATGAGGGTTAAAGGGACTTGAGAGAGGATGGAGGAAAGCAGCATGTTCTAGATTTTAGAAGAAGACATCCCATGGCTTTTAGAAACTTTGGAGATCAaactttttgggttttgaaagaagcattttttttagagtttttgtgcctaaatttttggattttaaaaagtctagatttttttttttttggtgtgtgtgtgggaAGCGGGCTAGCTGgtttttttcagatttttggGAGGTCCAAAGGAAGTCTTTCAAACTTATATGGGGGCCATGAGCCTCCCTCTGTCCGCCATTGCATTGCAAGTTATACCTCAGATTACAGATTCATAAAGGGAGGAGGTACTTCTTGGCTAAAAAGGCCAGTGGTCCTCTATGAGTTGTTTCTGTGCCAATATATAGGAACCCTATGCAAGAGGAACAATTAGCTTGAAAACCAATATATAGAAGAATACTCACAGCTGCTGATGGTGACGGCCAACAGTGTAGAGCAGCACCAGCATGCACAGCATCAACAGAACTTGAAACGAAAGGAAGCCTAGAGATATCAGCTCTGACCAAGATTAAATTCCTAACAGAAAACCAACTCAATCAGATTGAAAACTCGTATTATACTCATGAAAGATCACTTGTCTTATGAaatgaatttaaatttataagtaTTCATAAACaatgaatattaatttataagttaAAACTTTATACTCTTTGGGAAAGTTCCCCTCCTGCTTAATGAATTCATAGCATTGCTGCAACATGTTCTCTGAGTAGTCCAAAGCAACAACAAGGGAAAACAGTCCACTCTTGGCAAATAGTCTAGAAAATAACCCACTTCCACAACTAGCATCAACAATGTTTCCTCCTAAAACCGGCTTTAAGAAATCCCTCATCAATTCAAACTGCAGTCAGATCAGCACCTGGTTAGTAACTCATCAATCTTAAGTGGATGCATTAGCCACAAAAATCCACTACTGTCTGTGTCTATTTTATGCCACCTCAATATTGTTTGACAAATATGATGAAACAGATTCAATTTATGATTACTAACATTTCAAATGGGTCCTTGTGTATTTGGAAGCActaaattcaatattttttttcacacatCAGATATCTTAAAATCACTCGCTTTCATTTAATAAAAGCTACTATCATTGACAGCAGGGCTTCCACTTTCTTTGATGATGCTATTCTAGAATCAAGGATTTTCActtcacttataaaaaaaaaaaaaaaagaacaggaTGGGTTGATTTAAACTTCCACAGAATGTCCAAGAACACCTTCATATACTAAGTATCTGTTGGACATGCTTTCAACTGCATTGCTCAAAGCTGCAACTTCTTTTTATGATTGCATAAGCTCTACAGGCTATATCCATAAAATAACAGTAATTGAAATGTAGTAAGAAGCATTTAGTAAATCTTTATGCAACAGAGTAAACAAAGAAATAGATAAACTTGTAAATCACCTCTTTTTCTGGTCCTGGAAAACCACCCCAGACAGAAAAACTTTGACGCCAGCCCCTCTCATATAGAAACGATATCAATGGAAGCCTGATCCAGTAAACGATACCACAGTATGATTCATATTAGACAATCGGACTGATGTGACATTATGGATTATGCAGGAAAGCACCTAAAGTGGCAGCAGCAACAATATTCGATCTATGTTCATGCACTATCCATGCCATAAAAGCGAAAAATACCAAGGTTGACAATGAAGGGCCTATATATGCAGTGAAGTTCTTAACCAGAAACTGAAATGAGACAATATTACTGgaataaacccaaaaatgaGCCTAATATCCTCATATTCAATTCACAAATGCTTGCTAATATGGAGAAACTGAGTGAATTTGCATCTGAATATTCTACTCTAATCCATCCCCAAAATACATGCACTCTAAAATTGAAGAATGCTACTGAAGGTCATATAATCTCGATTAATAAACAACGTGCCCACCTGAAAAGCTCCGTGGAAAGTGGCATTGGCTCACTATAGTTCTTGGCCCCGCTAGATGCCGTCAGGTCTAGATGTGTTTCGCTGCCAATATAAGATTTCTTACAAGTGCTACATTGTAAAGTAGACCCGGCTGCAGACTCTCTGCGAAAAATTCATTCCAATGCAAACGAATAAAAAATTGAGTGCATTGCAAACTAGTGAAGCAAAACAAATCAAAGATCGAGTACACTGCAGAAATTCCCAAACAAGTAATCCAGAACCATTCCATTAATGAAATTACTTACACAGATAAGCCTGGATTGCCAACCCACGTTAAGGAGTCATAGCATATGGGACAAGCTAAAATGTTCTTGTTGGTGCTTACCTCCTTTTCAACAACAACAGGATcctaaacataaagaaaattatatgaaataatAGAGAGCCAGATAATTGTTCAGATATTAACGATCATATTCATACATAAATAATTACCATTTCTGATTTGTAATTGGATTGATTGTGTAGCACACAAATGTAAACTTGAATAAATCAAACTTTAGAGCACCCAACTATACAACCACCAAACCAGacattcaaaattttcatccCCCCTctatttcttccattttctcaccAATTGTGGACTCAACTCAAATATGGATCCTAAATTTCAGAAACCCATGCAGCTATGGATGTTTTGGGCGTTTGGAGTTTGTAACGAGTGTCAATTTCATTGAACAAAACAAGGTAAAACTTTAAGTTTCTTCACAACCAAATCGTGAATTTGCATATGAATTTGTActgaaataaaaaacaagaataaatttgcttccaaacaaggaaatcctctccatttcaaatgagtTTGGTGGTATCATGTCTAAGGTATCATGtctaaaagtatattttttagaatattaattaaatgattaaatattacatttattatttttattagtttaaacttttaagataaatattgatttaataACAAATGTCATGGAACCATGTCTTCGTTATCAGCTTcttatttcagttaaatattacGGTCTTACCATTTAATGGACAAATTTTCCTTTAACCCGGTCACTAAAAGTAAAATgtattaatacatatttttctaCTAATCCTATCGAAAAAAGCAGAAATATATGCAGCTTCTCCTTAGCATATGCTAAGGAACACAAGTAACTTTTAGGGAGGGGTAGGAGGAATTTCCTGTTTCTAGGAAATCTCTGAGGcattcaatttcaagaatatgaCAACAACGggaaaaggaaaatcaaaaagCATTAGTTACCGCTGGCGACTTGGTTTCCACAATGacagttgaagaagaagaagaagaagaagctcgaACTTGTGCTGCGAAAATGCGTTTTTCCAAGACTCGTGAGGCAAAGGATTTGAAGAAATAACGCCTCGAGTTACCGAGTTGTCTCGGAAGGAAAACCGATGAGAGGTTGCTCATAGCTCCCGCCATGGCTGCGCGTGTTTGCTAGTTTTCTGACAAATTTTGTTTCGAAGAGAGGAACATGTTCTACCATTTGGCCGAATTTGTCCTTCCTTTTTGGACGTTcaccagatttttttttattttttatttaaaagggcCTTTCCGAATGGCGCCTGGCGGCCCAGTGCCGCTGTGGACGTATTGGGCGTTGGCAATATGCTAGACACTAGATACcccatttatttttaaattgccaTAGAATATAGATTATCTAATCCTATCTATTTAATTTTGTGTAGattcagatttttttaaaaaaaatatttgatattgatgataatattaatataattttttgtacaTATTgttatacaaaataacaaatatcaTCCTTTCACTTTCACATGGCCACATGAGTATTAATTTAATGAGAGCCCCTATTATCATGTTCATCCTGATAACACTTCTTTTGCAGCCTCTAATTATTATGCGACACATCATTAATTTAAGaaagatgcaaaaaataaaagtgaaaataattacactaaatcaaaggaaaaaaaaaaaaaccgtagcCGCCGTGGGTCTCGCGGATGGCTGGCGGTGAATGCCTGCCGTGACctgcctcaaaactcatttctaatgcctcaaaactcatttttttgatttaaaactaaaacctagatgTGGAAGGCTAATCATTTAGGgattttaaccctaaaatctagtgtattttggtccaacttatttttatgcactttttatgtttttgcttatgtgttAGTTATTGATTAGAGGCTGTAAAAGTGGTGTTATCATGATGATcctgataaaaggttttctctaaTTTAATTCTTACACTTTACATATGTGACAAATCAAACCCTTGGttaaaaattattagttaaatCTATtgcaattaaatattaaataatatttaattgtctacattagctaaatttagctaaattGTCTACATTGTCTACATCTTCAGTAAATTAGATAAATTGTCTACattagctaaatttagctaataCTGTCCAATTTTTTACCTCCAATAAATTAGTTAGAGGATAGTTAAAATACAGTTGATACTACCGTAAGTCTGTAAAAagaataagtaaaataaaggAGAGTACTTTTTGATTATTGCTGGGAGTGATCCACGCCACATGGAATTGGGGGATGGGAGGGTGACAATAGTATAATTAGTATTACTctattgctgaaaatgctctaatATTCGTATTTCAATATGTTAAATAcaattgaaattattattaaatttagtaTTCAATAACAATTTCGGCCTACTAAGTCAACAGCCCGTCTAGCTCAGTTGGTAGAGCGCAAGGCTCTTAACCTTGTGGTCGTGGGTTCGAGCCCCACGGTGGGCGTTTGTGGCCTTTTTGTAATCTCGCTCATTTTTACCACGTCCACTTCTTAANNNNNNNNNNNNNNNNNNNNNNNNNNNNNNNNNNNNNNNNNNNNNNNNNNNNNNNNNNNNNNNNNNNNNNNNNNNNNNNNNNNNNNNNNNNNNNNNNNNNTCTTTCGATTTTGTtaataaaccctaattttggaATGTTTGACTGTATTTGGGAATTTTGCTTGCGGGTTAGTGAAGAAACCCTAACTTGGGTGTGTGTGTCTGTGACCACCACCGACGATCCGAGCCATCAAAATAGGTCAgcttctctctctgtttttcgattttttcttttgatttcctcacatttttctttccctgCTAGTCACGAACAGCAGTTGGCTTGACctatttcgttttttttttttggttaccattaatttttatatctTCCTTGACATACCCATTAGCTATTTGTACGATAATCGGTTTTGGTTTGTTGATTTGAGGAAGAAAAGGCTGAAAAATTCCCTTTGTATTGTgaatttcttttccatttttggTGTGAGATAAGTTGCTGTTCTCAGTTTTAGAATAAAGTTGCTGATACGGGTTTGGCATTATCAGAAGGTGAATAAGGGGAATGTAGCATTAACTTACCAACCACATTTTCTGTGGTGACAGCTAGTGGTGCAATCTTGCTGTGAGATACATATTAGTGAATACAAAAATTATTGAGTGTTTCAGTTTTTTTGTTACACGTTTTGGCTGTGACAGAGCAACAACCCTAGGCAATCAAAGATGATCATTCCAGTTCGTTGTTTTACCTGCGGCAAGGTATTGTCTTTACTCCAAAACTACTTCAATGTAATTGCCAAATAAAACCTAAGTTTGTTACTCAGAAAACTCCTTAACTTCGCTAATCCTCAACAATGGCTCATAAACGTGAAAGTTGCTGTGTTCTTTAGGTGATTGGAAACAAGTGGGACACATATCTTGACCTTCTCCAATCAGATTATTCTGAAGGGTGAGAACCCCTTGTACTTATGTAGGTTTTGTGGATTTGTTCGTATTATACACTTGGTCTCAGCTCCAATTGGGAAAGAGACATCATTTTTGATTGACTTGTCATCTATGCACACACATTGTGTCATTTAAACTATGAAAAAGACCACCATTGTACAACTTGCTGTACGCCATTATTAGCTTCAATACCCCACTTTGTTAAGTTTCAAAGTAAGATCTTGATATAAGATGTTAAGACTTTCCTCAATTGCTCACTCTTGTGTCTACTATCTGGTGTGGGATTTAGCCATTCGCACCCACACTTGTATACTCTAATAAATTGGGTGATGTGTATCTACAAGTGTACCATACATCAATGGTTGTGGGTGATTGTTGTGCCAATTTGGTAATGTGACATTATGATCGATGTTGGCTAAGTTTCAGAGGTAATTTAATCCTGCACACATTTGACCGCATTTGCGTGTGGACATCCTTGTCACCTAGTAATAGTTTTGAGTGTTAGAAGGTGAATATTACTTGATGGTACCGATTTCTGATTACTTGGTTCGCAGAGACGCTCTTGATGCACTGGGGTTGGTTCGTTATTGCTGTAGGCGAATGCTCATGACTCATGTTGATCTCATTGAAAAGCTTCTGAATTACAATAGtaatctctctgtctctctctctcaacagtTCAGTTTATGAGAATGCTTATGGTTCTACTGCTACTGACAATTTGCACTTTTTTGCAGCTTTGGAGAGGACTGACAACACTTGATTAAAGGTGTTACAAGTGAACAGAAGCTGGTGTTACTGAAAGCCATGTGCTTTTTTTGTCTGTGTTTTATAGAATTTATGGAATGCACCGGAGAAAATTATGTTCTTGCTTTAGTTAGCATCATGAATGTTCTTGATAAGTATGAGTTATGAACCTATCTCACTACATTAAATTATGTTTGTTGCCTGATATGGTTATGCTTCTTGATAAGTAGTTGAATGATTAATGCTATACAccaatattttatattattttgctttGCTCATGCGATACTGTCAATCAGCCATTCTTTAAAGCTTCAAGACCCAATTGATAGTAGCACACCAACAAAgtgggataaaaatatggtatataacatttttcgTAATTGAATAAAAGTATGATAAGTGGTATATAAAAttacttgaaaatattttgataagaaatatttggaTTGCGAAGGCGCAAATGAAAggcattttgttttatattctNNNNNNNNNNNNNNNNNNNNNNNNNNNNNNNNNNNNNNNNNNNNNNNNNNNNNNNNNNNNNNNNNNNNNNNNNNNNNNNNNNNNNNNNNNNNNNNNNNNNATGGACAAATTTTCCTTTAACCCGGTCACTAAAAGTAAAATgtattaatacatatttttctaCTAATGCTATCGAAAAAAAGCAGAAATATATGCAGCTTCTCCTTAGCATATGCTAAGGAACACAAGTAACTTTTAGAGAGAGGTAGGAGGAATTTCCTGTTTCTAGGAAATCTCTGAGGcattcaatttcaagaatatgaCAACAACGGGAAAAGGAAAAGCGAAAAGCATTAGTTACCGCTGGCGACTTGGTTTCCACAATGacagttgaagaagaagaagaagctcgaACTTGTGTGGCGAAAATGCGTTTTTCCAAGACTCGTGAGGCAGAGGATTTGAAGAAATAACGCCTCGAGTTACCGAGTTGTCTCGGAAGGAAAACCGATGAGAGGTTGCTCATAGCTCCCGCCATAGCTGCGCGTGTTTGCTAGTTTTCTGCTTTGAGATTCAGTTTTCTGACAAATTTTGTTTCGAAGAGGGGAACATGTTCTACCATTTGCCCGAATTTGTCCTTCCTTTCTGGATGTTCAccggatttttttattttttatttttatttaaaagagcCTTTCCGAATGGCGCCTGTCGGCCCAGTGCCGGTGTGGACGTATTGGGCGTTGGCAATATGCTAGACACTAGATACCCCATTTTGTTAAATAATTGGATAAGAAAAGCGTCAGgttttaaatgaattttaaatttcatttttaaattgccATAGAATATAGATTATCTAATCctatctatttaatttttttaatatatatatatatattttaagatttgatattgatgataatattaatataatatatatatatatatatatatatatatatatattttaagatttgatattgatgataatattaatataattttttgtacaTACTgttatataaaataacaaatatcatCCTTTCACTTTCACATGGCCACATGAGTGTTAATTTAATGAAAGCCCCTACCATCAGGTTTATTTTGATAACACCTCTTTTGCAGTCTCCAATTATTATGCGACAcattatcaatttaagaaagatgcaaaaaataaaagcgaGAACAATCACACTAAAtcagaggaaaataaaaataaaaaaaaaggtagccTCCGTGGGTCTCGCGGATGGCTGGCGGTGAATGCCTTAAACCCCGCCTATCGTGACttgcctcaaaactcatttctaatgcctcaaaactcgtttctaatgccttaaaactcatttttttgatttaaaactaaaacctagaggtggaAGGTTAATCATTTAGGgattttaaccctaaaatttagtgtatttttgtccaacttatttttgtgcactttttatgtttttgcttatgtatCGGTTATTAATTTGAGGCTGTAAAAGTGGTGTTATAAGGATGGTCCTGATAAAAGattttctctaatttaattCTTACACTTTACATATGTGACAAATCAAACCCTTGGttaaaaattattagttaaatCTATtgcaattaaatattaaataatatgtttatcctttaatatCTATTCAAATTACAAAACAACTATTCATCCTTAAGAGCATCTTCAGTAAATTAGATAAATTGTCTACattagctaaatttagctaatatTGTCCAATTTTTTACCTCCAATAAATTAGTTAGAGGCTAGTTAAAATACAGTTGATACTACCGTAAGTCTGTAAAAagaataagtaaaataaaggAGAGTACTTTTTGATTATTGCTGGGAGTGATCCACGCCACATGGAATTGGGGGATGGGAGGGTGACAATAGTATTACTctattgctgaaaatgctctaatATTCGTATTTCAATATGTTAAATAcaattgaaattattattaaatttagtaTTCAATAACAATTTCGGCCTACTAAGTCAACAGCCCGTCTAGCTCAGTTGGTAGAGCGCAAGGCTCTTAACCTTGTGGTCGTGGGTTCGAGCCCCACGGTGGGCGTTTGTGGCCTTTTTGTAATCTCGCTCATTTTTACCACGTCCACTTCTTAATGGGACAAAATGAATCTACTAATAAAAACTACTTCTTGGTGGTTAGCAGAAAAACAAGCCACAACTTTTTTGATTTGTGAATCTGATTACATAAAGAGTAATTGCttagaaacacatttttatttggatttcatcccgataaaaaaaaaaaattagtttgcATTTTTTTAGAGACCACTCATTGCAGTAGGCTCCACTTTCACTTGGGTTGTGTTTTTACTGCAGTTATCCAAGACTAAGAGGATGAAAACtgtatatttgtttaattaaatttgacCCATTTAGGTGGTTCATAGAATGTCTACGTTTATCCTCCTACCGACATAACATCCTTGGCCCATCATTAATACAAAGTCAGACCCCGTccctattcttttaatttaatcattagttGATTTTGAGATTAACTGATGTTTAGTTATTAAACTATTGTAATCAACTGAAAACACTTGCTTTACttgaacaaaaattaacaatgttGGTGGAGGAGGCACAACTCGCTGAGGATGATCCTGAGTTAATTCTATTAACATCAAGTGGTTAGGCTGCTATGGCTGAGGATTAGCACATAAACAAAGACTAAGCCGACAACAGAACTGAACATCATCCAA encodes the following:
- the LOC132189171 gene encoding uncharacterized methyltransferase At1g78140, chloroplastic translates to MAGAMSNLSSVFLPRQLGNSRRYFFKSFASRVLEKRIFAAQVRASSSSSSSTVIVETKSPADPVVVEKEVSTNKNILACPICYDSLTWVGNPGLSVESAAGSTLQCSTCKKSYIGSETHLDLTASSGAKNYSEPMPLSTELFRLPLISFLYERGWRQSFSVWGGFPGPEKEFELMRDFLKPVLGGNIVDASCGSGLFSRLFAKSGLFSLVVALDYSENMLQQCYEFIKQEGNFPKENLILVRADISRLPFVSSSVDAVHAGAALHCWPSPSAAVAEISRVLRPGGVFVATTYILDGPYSFLPFLKTVRQNTAQISGSHIFLSERELEELCRACGLVGFTCIRNRRFVMISASKPI